One region of Crateriforma spongiae genomic DNA includes:
- a CDS encoding ROK family protein: protein MTSTPALIDIGDAKPPFYWGVDIGGTGIKIGLVDSGGGTVAYRRIPTRESEGPDAAVGRVAEVAAEIDRQLGIQTRVAAVGVGAPGPMDLQAGTLVQPPQLPSWWGYHLVDAIAQRFGRPVTFLNDANAAAYGEFWLGSGRADRSMVLLTLGTGVGGGLIVDGELVNGVNSFGSECGHLIVDPSPTARLCVWGGGRGQLEAYASASAVVQRTLQQLTRGQDSCLSGSMGGSDTELTAKRVWEAAIEGDQLALEIVDETAKWLGIGVTTIVHITDPGSVVLGGAMNFGGADCDVGRRFLKGVADEFQARTFDNVFEGTSIQFASLGGDAGYLGAAGYARHEHPRHD from the coding sequence ATGACCAGCACCCCTGCATTGATCGACATCGGTGACGCCAAACCGCCATTTTACTGGGGCGTGGATATCGGCGGCACGGGCATCAAAATCGGCCTGGTCGACAGCGGCGGTGGGACGGTCGCGTATCGTCGGATCCCGACGCGTGAAAGTGAAGGTCCCGATGCGGCGGTCGGTCGCGTCGCCGAGGTGGCCGCAGAGATCGACCGTCAGTTGGGCATTCAAACACGGGTGGCCGCGGTCGGCGTCGGGGCTCCCGGGCCGATGGATCTGCAGGCCGGGACGCTCGTTCAGCCGCCACAATTGCCAAGCTGGTGGGGCTATCATCTGGTCGACGCGATCGCCCAGCGATTCGGAAGGCCGGTCACGTTTTTGAACGATGCCAACGCGGCCGCCTACGGCGAATTTTGGCTGGGCAGCGGGCGTGCGGACCGTTCGATGGTGTTGCTGACGCTGGGCACCGGCGTCGGCGGCGGGCTGATCGTCGACGGCGAATTGGTCAACGGGGTGAACAGTTTTGGCAGCGAATGTGGGCATCTGATCGTCGATCCATCGCCCACCGCACGGCTGTGTGTCTGGGGGGGCGGCCGTGGGCAACTGGAGGCTTACGCGTCGGCCAGTGCCGTGGTCCAGCGAACTTTGCAGCAATTGACCCGTGGTCAGGACAGCTGTTTGAGCGGTTCGATGGGTGGCAGCGATACCGAACTGACCGCCAAGCGGGTTTGGGAAGCCGCGATCGAAGGTGACCAGTTGGCATTGGAAATCGTCGACGAAACGGCAAAATGGTTGGGCATCGGCGTCACCACGATTGTCCACATCACCGATCCCGGCAGCGTCGTTCTGGGCGGCGCGATGAACTTCGGCGGTGCCGATTGTGATGTCGGCCGACGATTCCTGAAGGGCGTGGCCGATGAGTTTCAGGCTCGCACGTTCGACAATGTTTTCGAAGGCACGTCGATCCAGTTCGCTTCCCTTGGCGGCGACGCTGGTTACCTGGGCGCCGCCGGATACGCCCGACACGAACATCCGCGTCACGACTGA
- a CDS encoding glycosyltransferase family 4 protein, which produces MKLVYLTAGAAGMFCGSCMHDNALARALAGKGVDCVLQPLYTPIRTDEISVARSQVFFGGIEIYLLQRMPWLRFVPATLRCWLNHPAILRWATRRAGSTDPAVLGDLALSMLRGEHGRQADEVRRLVDWLESDMRPDAVVLTNLLIGGMLPTLRRRLPETKIIVLLQGDDIFLDHLPEQQRGEAIRLCSDLAESVDHFIVNSCFYGEKMSALLGIPDDRWSVHPLSIDVAEMQATPDIDGPVSSDNSSGFRLGYLARIAPEKGLHHLVDAFIELCRRNETPGIELHVAGWLGDQNRPYFDQLVRRIEEAGLSNQFFHHGSPDLNGKIRFLRSLDLLSVPTDYEDPKGLFVLEALANGVPVVQPDHGAFGELVQSTGGGLTYPCDHPDGLADTIARLRSDDDLRIELGRKGQSIVGERHTIDGAAQNLIDLIRSLQKHEHDDLPLSPESGKPAAENV; this is translated from the coding sequence ATGAAGCTTGTCTATTTGACCGCCGGAGCCGCCGGGATGTTCTGCGGCAGTTGCATGCATGACAACGCTCTGGCCAGGGCCCTGGCAGGCAAAGGTGTCGATTGCGTCCTGCAACCGCTGTACACACCGATTCGCACTGACGAAATCAGCGTCGCGCGATCTCAGGTTTTCTTCGGCGGCATCGAAATTTATCTGCTACAGCGGATGCCCTGGCTGCGATTCGTCCCCGCCACACTACGTTGTTGGCTGAACCATCCGGCGATCCTGCGATGGGCGACCCGCCGCGCCGGATCGACCGATCCGGCCGTCCTTGGCGACCTGGCCCTTTCGATGCTGCGGGGCGAACACGGCCGCCAAGCCGATGAAGTCCGGCGTCTGGTCGATTGGTTGGAATCCGACATGCGCCCCGATGCCGTCGTGCTGACCAATTTGCTGATCGGTGGCATGCTGCCCACACTCAGGCGACGGCTGCCGGAAACCAAGATCATCGTCTTGCTACAGGGCGACGACATTTTTCTGGACCACTTGCCCGAGCAACAACGTGGCGAAGCGATCCGGCTGTGCAGCGACTTGGCCGAATCGGTGGATCATTTCATCGTCAACAGCTGCTTCTATGGCGAAAAGATGTCGGCTCTGTTAGGCATCCCCGATGATCGATGGTCGGTGCATCCGTTGTCGATCGACGTCGCCGAAATGCAGGCAACCCCAGACATCGACGGCCCCGTCTCATCCGACAACTCGAGCGGTTTTAGGCTGGGCTACCTGGCACGGATCGCACCCGAAAAGGGTCTGCACCATCTGGTCGATGCTTTTATCGAATTGTGTCGACGCAACGAAACGCCCGGCATCGAATTGCACGTCGCCGGCTGGCTGGGCGACCAAAACCGACCGTACTTTGATCAGCTGGTCCGTCGAATCGAAGAAGCGGGTCTGAGCAACCAGTTCTTCCATCACGGCAGCCCCGACCTGAACGGCAAGATCCGGTTCCTGCGGTCGCTGGACCTTCTTAGCGTGCCGACCGATTACGAAGACCCCAAGGGGCTGTTCGTTCTGGAAGCGTTGGCCAATGGCGTGCCGGTTGTCCAACCCGACCACGGCGCGTTCGGCGAATTGGTACAGTCCACCGGTGGCGGTTTGACATATCCCTGCGACCATCCTGACGGACTGGCGGACACGATCGCTCGGCTGCGCAGCGATGACGACTTGCGAATCGAATTGGGACGCAAAGGCCAAAGCATCGTCGGCGAAAGGCACACCATCGATGGTGCCGCCCAGAATTTGATCGACCTGATAAGGTCACTTCAAAAGCACGAGCACGACGATCTTCCTTTGTCGCCTGAATCTGGCAAGCCCGCGGCAGAGAACGTCTGA
- a CDS encoding B12-binding domain-containing radical SAM protein: MSDSEALHDAALAGLGHLPESPDGPIRCLLVQPCFESTNYWNFVESARAIGAKATAPPLGLMTVAALLPETWQFELCDLNVRPLDEEAWRNADVICTGGMLPQQPGVLKLIEKAKADGKFIAVGGPDPTSQPHIYEHADAVVTGEGEATIPIWLDSWRDGNPRGLFQSERKPDVTKTPTPRFDLISFDDYLHVGVQSSRGCPYNCEFCDIIELFGRVPRVKTPQQFVAELQTLYDLGYRGWVDFTDDNFIGNRKLIRPLLEAIKTWNEEHNYPFVFSTEASINLADDTDLMKLMREVQFRYVFLGIESPDEETLIHTQKRINTVQPIIQRVRTIYDHGISIAAGLIIGFDTDKPGTDGPMIRFIQESGIALSMVGLLSALPNTQLTRRLARERRLIDSNHQWLSDGSADYELRSNESKDQTISGLNFVTQRDRLEIYQELRTIIATVYSPKAFMDRVLDTTRRIKIVNKHVPNGWEFRRMFRGFRTIAWRLLSDRSTRWLYLRNFFRAALMGPTKFEYAHTLMGSYLHFHGQTEKMLDALDVSIDFAENHAAYPRSVQEMHRRLGTLPVVESPADASPVSATSHAGST, translated from the coding sequence ATGTCCGATTCCGAAGCACTGCACGATGCCGCATTGGCCGGCCTGGGGCATTTGCCGGAAAGCCCCGACGGTCCGATCCGTTGTCTGTTGGTTCAGCCGTGCTTCGAATCGACCAATTACTGGAATTTCGTCGAAAGTGCTCGGGCGATCGGGGCCAAGGCCACCGCGCCGCCCTTGGGGCTGATGACCGTCGCCGCCCTTTTGCCCGAAACGTGGCAGTTCGAACTGTGCGATTTGAATGTCCGGCCGCTAGACGAAGAAGCTTGGCGGAACGCCGACGTCATCTGTACCGGCGGTATGCTGCCGCAACAGCCCGGCGTCTTGAAGCTGATCGAAAAGGCCAAGGCCGACGGAAAGTTCATTGCCGTGGGCGGTCCCGATCCGACCAGCCAACCCCACATCTATGAACATGCCGACGCGGTGGTCACCGGCGAAGGCGAGGCAACCATTCCGATTTGGCTGGACAGTTGGCGTGACGGCAATCCGAGAGGATTGTTCCAATCCGAACGCAAACCGGACGTAACGAAGACCCCGACGCCACGATTTGATCTGATTTCATTTGACGACTATTTGCACGTCGGCGTCCAGTCATCGCGTGGTTGTCCGTACAACTGTGAATTTTGTGACATCATCGAATTGTTTGGTCGCGTTCCGCGTGTGAAAACGCCACAGCAATTCGTCGCGGAACTGCAAACGCTGTACGACTTGGGCTATCGCGGATGGGTGGATTTCACTGATGACAACTTCATCGGAAATCGGAAACTGATTCGTCCATTGCTGGAAGCCATCAAGACCTGGAACGAAGAACACAATTACCCCTTTGTGTTTTCCACCGAAGCCAGCATCAACCTGGCGGACGATACGGATCTGATGAAGCTGATGCGCGAGGTTCAGTTCCGGTATGTCTTCTTGGGCATCGAATCGCCTGACGAAGAAACGTTGATCCATACCCAAAAACGGATCAACACCGTCCAGCCCATCATTCAGCGGGTGCGCACGATTTATGATCACGGCATTTCGATCGCTGCCGGGCTGATCATCGGGTTCGACACGGATAAACCGGGAACTGATGGTCCGATGATTCGCTTCATCCAGGAAAGTGGCATCGCGTTGTCGATGGTCGGGCTGTTAAGTGCTCTGCCAAACACACAGTTGACGCGTCGTTTAGCGCGGGAACGACGGCTGATCGATTCCAATCATCAGTGGCTTTCCGATGGATCAGCGGATTATGAACTTCGCAGCAACGAGTCCAAGGACCAAACGATTAGCGGTTTGAATTTTGTGACTCAGCGTGATCGGCTGGAAATCTATCAAGAATTGCGGACGATCATCGCGACCGTTTACAGCCCCAAAGCGTTCATGGATCGTGTTTTGGACACGACCCGGCGTATCAAGATTGTCAACAAACACGTTCCCAATGGCTGGGAATTTCGGCGGATGTTTCGCGGGTTTCGCACGATCGCTTGGCGGTTGTTGTCCGACCGATCAACGCGCTGGTTGTACCTGCGGAACTTTTTCCGTGCCGCGCTGATGGGGCCGACCAAGTTCGAATACGCTCACACCTTGATGGGATCGTATCTGCATTTTCACGGCCAGACCGAAAAGATGCTGGACGCGTTGGACGTTTCGATCGACTTTGCCGAAAACCACGCGGCGTATCCACGCAGTGTCCAGGAAATGCACCGGAGATTGGGCACGTTGCCGGTGGTCGAATCGCCAGCCGATGCCTCGCCGGTTTCGGCGACCAGCCATGCCGGTTCGACTTGA